The Chrysoperla carnea chromosome X, inChrCarn1.1, whole genome shotgun sequence genome includes a region encoding these proteins:
- the LOC123302822 gene encoding uncharacterized protein LOC123302822, with translation MYRQITVKGKHQALQQILWRDSPKEKIQCFQLNRVTYGTASASYLATRCLLQLAQDEGTNFPLAARAIENNCYVDDVMIGTSNVETALRLQTELIQLLGKGNFELHKWYSNDSRVLNNIDKNKREKCSFQFSDGDSIIKTLGLIWNPHTDVFQISVPNEIMNSKNTKREILSCIAKLFDPLGLIAPVCVSAKIDMQKIWREKLNWDDSVPDEILEMWISLKGSFETLKDLFIPRLISTANSIRYQLHGFADSSLMAYGCAIYLVSFDSHNKGAARLVCSKSRVAPIKPVTLPR, from the coding sequence ATGTATCGCCAAATCACGGTGAAAGGGAAGCATCAAGCTTTACAACAGATTTTGTGGCGTGATTCTCCCAAAGAAAAAATCCaatgttttcaattaaataggGTCACTTATGGTACCGCATCAGCGAGCTATTTGGCAACACGATGTCTGTTGCAATTAGCGCAAGACGAAGGAACTAATTTCCCTTTAGCTGCGCGAGCCATTGAGAACAATTGTTATGTTGATGATGTAATGATTGGGACCTCAAATGTAGAAACTGCTCTTCGCTTACAAACAGAGTTGATTCAGCTATTAGGAAAAGGAAACTTTGAGTTACACAAATGGTACTCTAATGACAGTCGtgtgttaaataatattgataagaaTAAACGGGAAAAATGTTCCTTTCAGTTTTCCGATGGAGATTCGATCATTAAAACGTTGGGTTTAATCTGGAATCCCCATACGGACGTATTTCAGATTTCAGTACCCAATGAAATAATGAACTCCAAAAATActaaaagagaaattttaaGTTGTATAGCAAAATTGTTTGACCCTCTTGGGCTAATAGCTCCTGTTTGCGTGTCCGCTAAAATTGACATGCAGAAAATATGGcgtgaaaaattaaattgggaCGATAGTGTCCCTGATGAAATATTAGAAATGTGGATTTCTTTAAAGGGAAGTTTTGAAACATTGAAAGATTTGTTTATTCCACGATTAATTTCAACTGCAAACTCCATTAGGTATCAGCTACATGGATTCGCTGATAGTTCGCTAATGGCATACGGTTGTGCAATTTATTTGGTATCATTTGACAGTCATAATAAGGGAGCAGCAAGACTAGTTTGCTCCAAGTCGCGTGTAGCACCGATAAAACCGGTTACACTTCCTCGCTAG